From Paenibacillus sp. GP183, one genomic window encodes:
- the aroQ gene encoding type II 3-dehydroquinate dehydratase gives MKKVLVINGPNLNMLGVREPGVYGSVSLQDIQQKLLGLADELSLELEFYQSNHEGGIIDTLHLAFEQVDGILINPGAFTHYSYAIRDAISAVALPTVEVHMSNIHKREAFRHLSVIAPVAVGQVSGFGAYSYEVGLRALHQHLQQN, from the coding sequence TTGAAAAAAGTGTTGGTCATCAACGGCCCAAATTTAAATATGCTTGGTGTTCGCGAGCCAGGAGTTTATGGCAGCGTGTCGCTGCAGGATATCCAGCAAAAGCTTCTTGGACTGGCAGATGAGCTTTCACTTGAGCTTGAATTTTACCAATCCAACCATGAGGGCGGCATTATCGACACCCTGCATTTGGCATTTGAGCAGGTAGACGGGATTTTGATCAATCCAGGGGCTTTTACCCATTATAGCTATGCTATACGCGATGCGATCTCTGCGGTTGCATTGCCTACTGTAGAAGTACATATGTCCAATATCCACAAACGGGAAGCTTTCCGTCATCTCTCGGTGATAGCCCCTGTTGCGGTTGGACAAGTAAGCGGTTTTGGAGCTTACAGCTACGAAGTTGGACTAAGGGCATTGCATCAACATCTACAGCAAAATTAG